In a genomic window of Myxococcales bacterium:
- the lipA gene encoding lipoyl synthase: MAERVHLPVVQPPAAAPAAADAPPRRRHPEWIRVPLPTKPTFFEVKQRVGELKLHTVCESASCPNIGECWSRRALTIMIMGDICTRSCRFCDVTTGRPLPLDPDEPGRVATMLGELDLEHTVITCVDRDDLPDFGGAHWAATIRAVKAACPTMTLEVLVGDFKGRTDHADIVLDAEPDVFAHNLETVPRLSREVRVQASYPRSYKILEHARARGAVTKTGLMMGLGETQAEVIEVLREIAGLGVDILTLGQYLSPSKSHLPIVRYLPPTEFAELGQIARDLGIAHVESGPLVRSSYHADGQAALVRGLRAQAQTR, from the coding sequence ATGGCCGAACGCGTCCACCTCCCGGTCGTGCAGCCTCCGGCCGCGGCGCCGGCCGCCGCCGACGCGCCGCCCCGCCGCCGCCACCCCGAGTGGATCCGGGTGCCGCTGCCGACCAAGCCGACCTTCTTCGAGGTCAAGCAGCGGGTCGGCGAGCTCAAGCTCCACACCGTGTGCGAGAGCGCGAGCTGCCCCAACATCGGCGAGTGCTGGAGCCGGCGCGCCCTGACCATCATGATCATGGGGGACATCTGCACCCGCTCGTGCCGGTTCTGCGACGTCACGACCGGCCGGCCGCTGCCGCTCGACCCCGACGAGCCCGGCCGGGTCGCGACCATGCTCGGCGAGCTCGACCTCGAGCACACCGTGATCACCTGCGTCGACCGCGACGACCTGCCCGACTTCGGCGGCGCCCACTGGGCCGCCACGATCCGCGCGGTCAAGGCCGCGTGCCCGACGATGACCCTCGAGGTCCTCGTCGGCGACTTCAAGGGCCGCACCGATCACGCCGACATCGTCCTCGACGCCGAGCCCGACGTGTTCGCGCACAACCTCGAGACCGTGCCGCGGCTGTCGCGCGAGGTCCGGGTCCAGGCCAGCTACCCGCGCAGCTACAAGATCCTCGAGCACGCCCGGGCCCGCGGCGCGGTCACCAAGACCGGCCTGATGATGGGGCTGGGCGAGACCCAGGCCGAGGTGATCGAGGTGCTGCGGGAGATCGCCGGCCTCGGCGTCGACATCCTCACGCTCGGCCAGTACCTGTCGCCGTCGAAGTCGCACCTGCCGATCGTGCGCTACCTGCCGCCGACCGAGTTCGCCGAGCTCGGCCAGATCGCCCGGGACCTCGGCATCGCCCACGTCGAGAGCGGCCCGCTGGTGCGGTCGAGCTACCACGCCGACGGCCAGGCCGCGCTGGTGCGCGGGCTGCGGGCCCAGGCCCAGACGCGCTGA
- a CDS encoding YciI family protein: protein MMLIKATPESEAGAPPSPKLMEVSHAAAAQLTQAGIMLFTGGLLPSSDGVRLRVADGKLTQIDGPFAEATELVGGFAVFEVKSKDEAIQHGRRYMAMIQEVAGPGHVAEMEIRQIFGPSDLPQP from the coding sequence ATGATGCTCATCAAAGCGACCCCCGAGAGCGAGGCCGGCGCGCCGCCCTCACCCAAGCTCATGGAGGTCAGCCACGCGGCGGCCGCCCAGCTCACCCAGGCCGGGATCATGCTGTTCACCGGCGGCCTGTTGCCCAGCTCCGACGGCGTCCGGCTGCGGGTCGCCGACGGCAAGCTGACCCAGATCGACGGCCCGTTCGCCGAGGCCACCGAGCTGGTCGGCGGCTTCGCGGTGTTCGAGGTGAAGTCGAAGGACGAGGCCATCCAGCACGGCCGACGCTACATGGCGATGATCCAGGAGGTGGCCGGGCCGGGCCACGTGGCCGAGATGGAGATCCGTCAGATCTTCGGCCCGAGCGATCTCCCGCAGCCGTAG
- a CDS encoding RNA polymerase subunit sigma-24, which translates to MAQGAQRGAALGTAAARWSHRPVADSATHRAIAAAYRIEAPRLIASLARIVRDVGVAEQLAQDALVAALRQWPAAGVPANPGAWLMATAKHHAINHVRRDRMRARKHDELGQLSPGSHQPVDEPDPVGDDLLRLVFVACHPVLPVEAQVALTLRLLGGLTTDEIARAFLVAEPTVAQRIVRAKRALADARVPFEVPRGDALGARLASVLAVVYLIFNEGYAATAGDDWMRPALCGDAIRLGRVLAELMPREPEVHGLVALMELHGARAAARVDADGAPVLLLDQDRGRWDRLLIVHGLEALARAEALGGARGPYALQAALSACHARAATADATDWARIVALYGALAEVAPSPVVELNRAVAIGMAHGPAAGLAWVDRLDAEPALARYHRLPSVRGDLLVRLGRLDEAKVEFERAAALTRNGREQAFLRARAAACAR; encoded by the coding sequence ATGGCGCAGGGCGCGCAGCGAGGTGCCGCCCTTGGCACGGCGGCGGCGCGGTGGTCCCATCGGCCGGTGGCCGACAGCGCGACTCACCGAGCCATCGCCGCGGCGTACCGCATCGAGGCGCCGCGGCTGATCGCCAGCCTGGCGCGCATCGTGCGCGACGTCGGCGTGGCCGAGCAGCTGGCGCAGGACGCGCTGGTGGCGGCGCTGCGGCAGTGGCCCGCCGCCGGGGTGCCGGCCAACCCCGGCGCGTGGCTGATGGCCACCGCCAAGCACCACGCCATCAACCACGTCCGCCGCGACCGGATGCGCGCGCGCAAGCACGATGAGCTCGGCCAGCTCAGCCCCGGCTCGCACCAACCCGTCGACGAGCCCGATCCGGTGGGCGACGATCTGCTGCGGCTCGTGTTCGTCGCCTGCCACCCGGTGCTGCCGGTCGAGGCCCAGGTGGCCCTGACCCTGCGCCTGCTCGGAGGCCTGACCACCGACGAGATCGCCCGGGCGTTCCTGGTCGCCGAGCCGACCGTCGCCCAGCGGATCGTGCGCGCCAAGCGGGCGCTGGCCGACGCGCGGGTGCCGTTCGAGGTGCCGCGCGGCGACGCGCTCGGCGCCCGGCTGGCGTCGGTGCTGGCGGTGGTCTACCTGATCTTCAACGAGGGCTACGCCGCCACCGCCGGCGACGACTGGATGCGCCCGGCGCTGTGCGGCGACGCCATCCGCCTCGGCCGCGTCCTGGCCGAGCTGATGCCGCGCGAGCCCGAGGTCCACGGGCTCGTGGCGCTGATGGAGCTACACGGCGCCCGGGCCGCCGCCCGCGTCGACGCCGACGGCGCGCCCGTGCTGCTGCTCGATCAAGATCGTGGTCGCTGGGATCGCTTGCTGATCGTGCACGGGCTCGAGGCCCTGGCCCGGGCCGAGGCGCTCGGCGGCGCCCGGGGGCCATACGCGCTCCAGGCCGCGCTCTCCGCCTGCCACGCCCGGGCCGCCACCGCCGACGCCACCGACTGGGCGCGCATCGTCGCGCTGTACGGCGCGCTGGCCGAGGTCGCGCCGTCGCCGGTGGTCGAGCTCAACCGCGCGGTCGCGATCGGCATGGCCCACGGCCCGGCCGCCGGCCTGGCCTGGGTCGACCGCCTGGACGCCGAGCCCGCGCTGGCGCGCTACCACCGCCTGCCGAGCGTGCGCGGCGATCTGCTGGTCCGGCTCGGCCGCCTCGACGAGGCCAAGGTCGAGTTCGAGCGCGCCGCGGCGCTGACTCGCAACGGCCGCGAGCAGGCGTTCCTGCGCGCCCGGGCCGCGGCCTGCGCCCGCTGA
- a CDS encoding serine/threonine protein kinase, whose product MREDSAARPRTVSRHRFVAPPGMEVDGGEAHKTIGRYEIVKVLGKGAMGVVYKARDPLLDRTVAVKTIVSPQGSGKRIRSAYLERFQREAKAAAKMPHPAIVTIFDVGVDDDSGAPFMVLEYLPGESLADRLDRVRMPLGRGVNIALDLASALAFAHRQRIVHRDVKPANVLHAGEQRWKLADFGIARMPDSDLTQVGIFMGTPGYAPPEAIREGRYTAGADVFAWGALLYELLCGRIPYEGPDTKTTNGFVCKGDALPPTHHDASVPQPLAEVCMVALDPSPQRRYKDGAEAEAALRGAWEKCLREALVAPMALAGDEVPHERVHGGMHASVTARPAATAPAKPLSTEDLEPDDEATAVAGGADDSDVGQVTTRRDPPPAGREVSLRAAKLSRPMPPVIEARGAGRVGDDDPTRLLDTRKLAADRREAERRTERRGAVAAIRSRPRPWGRARGHSRRCAPVRWCSDPSPPWSRPTSRPAMTGGAGKPEPDPE is encoded by the coding sequence GTGAGAGAAGACTCCGCCGCCCGTCCCCGCACGGTGTCGCGCCACCGGTTCGTGGCGCCGCCCGGGATGGAGGTCGACGGCGGCGAGGCCCACAAGACGATCGGCCGCTACGAGATCGTCAAGGTCCTCGGCAAGGGCGCGATGGGCGTGGTCTACAAGGCCCGCGACCCGCTGCTCGACCGCACGGTCGCGGTCAAGACGATCGTGTCGCCCCAGGGCTCGGGCAAGCGCATCCGCTCGGCCTACCTCGAGCGGTTCCAGCGCGAGGCCAAGGCCGCGGCCAAGATGCCGCACCCGGCGATCGTGACCATCTTCGACGTCGGCGTCGACGACGACTCGGGGGCGCCGTTCATGGTGCTCGAGTACCTGCCGGGCGAGTCGCTGGCCGACCGCCTCGACCGGGTCCGGATGCCGCTCGGGCGCGGCGTCAACATCGCGCTCGATCTGGCGAGCGCGCTGGCGTTCGCGCACCGCCAGCGCATCGTCCACCGCGACGTCAAGCCGGCCAACGTGCTCCACGCCGGCGAGCAGCGCTGGAAGCTCGCCGACTTCGGCATCGCGCGCATGCCCGACAGCGACCTGACCCAGGTCGGCATCTTCATGGGCACGCCCGGCTACGCCCCGCCCGAGGCGATCCGCGAGGGCCGCTACACCGCCGGCGCCGACGTGTTCGCGTGGGGCGCGCTTCTATATGAGCTTCTATGCGGGCGCATCCCCTACGAGGGCCCCGACACCAAGACCACCAACGGCTTCGTCTGCAAGGGCGACGCGCTGCCGCCGACCCACCACGACGCGTCGGTGCCGCAGCCCCTGGCCGAGGTGTGCATGGTCGCGCTCGATCCGTCGCCGCAGCGGCGCTACAAGGACGGCGCCGAGGCCGAGGCCGCGCTGCGCGGCGCCTGGGAGAAGTGCCTGCGCGAGGCGCTGGTGGCGCCGATGGCGCTGGCCGGCGACGAGGTGCCGCACGAGCGGGTCCACGGCGGCATGCACGCGTCGGTGACCGCGCGGCCGGCGGCGACCGCGCCGGCCAAGCCGCTCTCGACCGAGGACCTCGAGCCCGACGACGAGGCCACGGCGGTCGCGGGCGGCGCCGACGACAGCGACGTCGGGCAGGTCACGACCCGGCGCGATCCGCCCCCGGCCGGGCGCGAGGTGTCGCTGCGCGCCGCCAAGCTGTCGCGCCCGATGCCGCCGGTGATCGAGGCCCGCGGCGCCGGCCGCGTCGGCGACGACGATCCCACGAGGCTGCTGGACACCCGCAAGCTCGCGGCCGACCGGCGTGAGGCCGAGCGGCGCACCGAGCGGCGGGGCGCCGTCGCCGCGATCCGCTCGAGGCCGCGTCCGTGGGGTCGCGCCCGCGGCCACAGCAGGCGCTGCGCTCCTGTCCGCTGGTGCTCCGATCCGTCGCCGCCGTGGTCGCGACCTACCTCGCGACCCGCGATGACCGGGGGAGCCGGGAAACCGGAGCCGGATCCGGAGTGA
- a CDS encoding serine acetyltransferase, with translation MAADSDVVDLADRLVDSYLRDGDDLHLSGAELPSPSEIARAVDQCRGLLLPGFTGGATLLPPSELRELVRERVGDLEVTLRRQVYRALNHRAQLAAGRRDVDCADCAGRAQVIVARFLDRLPALREVLATDVRASFEGDPAATGLDEIVVCYPGFYAIVVYRIAHALLREGALIVPRMMTELAHEKTGIDIHPGATIGRSFFIDHGTGVVIGETSLIGERVRIYQGVTLGALSVPRTEDRPVTGSRRHPTIEDDVVIYAGATILGGQTVIGAGSVIGGNAWVTASVPRGALVAGAHTRREPSAVGPG, from the coding sequence ATGGCCGCCGACTCCGACGTCGTTGATCTCGCCGATCGTCTGGTCGACAGCTACCTGCGCGACGGCGACGACCTGCACCTTTCGGGCGCCGAGCTGCCGTCGCCGTCGGAGATCGCGCGCGCGGTCGATCAGTGCCGCGGCCTGCTCCTGCCCGGGTTCACCGGCGGCGCGACCCTGCTGCCGCCGAGCGAGCTGCGCGAGCTGGTCCGCGAGCGGGTCGGCGACCTCGAGGTCACGCTGCGCCGGCAGGTGTACCGGGCGCTCAACCACCGGGCCCAGCTCGCCGCCGGCCGCCGCGACGTCGACTGCGCCGACTGCGCGGGGCGGGCCCAGGTCATCGTCGCCCGGTTCCTCGATCGCCTGCCGGCCCTGCGCGAGGTCCTGGCCACCGACGTCCGGGCCTCGTTCGAGGGCGACCCGGCGGCGACCGGCCTCGACGAGATCGTCGTGTGCTACCCCGGCTTCTACGCGATCGTCGTGTACCGCATCGCCCACGCGCTCCTGCGCGAGGGCGCGCTGATCGTGCCGCGGATGATGACCGAGCTGGCGCACGAGAAGACCGGCATCGACATCCACCCGGGCGCGACGATCGGCCGGTCGTTCTTCATCGATCACGGCACCGGCGTGGTGATCGGCGAGACCTCGCTGATCGGCGAGCGCGTGCGCATCTACCAGGGGGTCACGCTCGGCGCGCTGAGCGTGCCCCGGACCGAGGACCGGCCGGTCACCGGCAGCCGGCGCCACCCGACGATCGAGGACGACGTCGTGATCTACGCCGGCGCGACGATCCTCGGCGGCCAGACCGTGATCGGCGCCGGCTCGGTGATCGGCGGCAACGCCTGGGTCACCGCCAGCGTGCCCCGGGGCGCGCTCGTCGCGGGCGCGCACACGCGCCGCGAGCCGTCGGCCGTCGGTCCGGGGTGA
- a CDS encoding tetratricopeptide repeat protein, translated as MRASAPGRQRSRLGAVCAAAVIAGLAHAQAPVVEAPRAASSAVVPATTLPDVPAQIPERFAPMAFENRSGVHVLDWAIAGLPLVIAEKLERTSGLAPAYDAWVVPAGPVVPATPTAVAAFARARSARWVITGWVERPDWQLRLHVAVWKVDGDVAIVAGEREAVGPIEAPHLLVGTTVTGALADAGWRLPAGAAEVLAAPISADPYALTLLGRGLARALGNLAAAERVAGDRAADRAAAGRDLTRAVFIDPTLGAGQRLLGLLWATDPDPAIAKKAAGKFAYAADLDPGYPAAVRAVAERAAARGEWAAAAAGNAALVRARPWDLDARVALGRAAWRSGDGALALAELGRVVARRPDDLAAHRVLAEIAGARGELPTRVSELEIVARLAPTDVGAQIELAAAYAESGRLVDATAWAERVAGARPDDANAHKRVGDLYRRRGDVDQAVRWYDAAARLAPNDPRPLLLAGVTLLDAGRYRPAREVLARAQRFAEYQAGTWTALGAAAYLESKFAEALIYWRRAALVRPRSAAIRYDLALAASATGDLARPGSSSAWSSSSCPRTPTSRTCAA; from the coding sequence ATGCGCGCCTCGGCTCCCGGCCGGCAGCGGTCGCGCCTCGGCGCGGTCTGCGCCGCGGCCGTGATCGCGGGGCTGGCGCACGCCCAGGCGCCCGTGGTCGAGGCGCCGCGCGCAGCGTCGAGCGCGGTCGTGCCCGCGACGACCTTGCCCGACGTGCCGGCGCAGATCCCCGAGCGGTTCGCGCCGATGGCGTTCGAGAACCGCTCGGGCGTGCACGTGCTCGACTGGGCGATCGCCGGGCTGCCGCTGGTGATCGCCGAGAAGCTCGAGCGGACCAGCGGCCTGGCCCCGGCCTACGACGCCTGGGTGGTGCCGGCCGGGCCGGTGGTGCCAGCGACGCCGACCGCGGTGGCGGCGTTCGCCCGGGCGCGGTCGGCGCGGTGGGTCATCACCGGCTGGGTCGAGCGCCCCGACTGGCAGCTGCGCCTGCACGTCGCGGTCTGGAAGGTCGACGGCGACGTCGCGATCGTCGCCGGCGAGCGCGAGGCGGTGGGGCCGATCGAGGCGCCGCACCTGCTGGTCGGGACCACGGTCACCGGCGCGCTCGCGGACGCCGGCTGGCGGCTGCCCGCCGGCGCGGCCGAGGTGCTCGCCGCCCCGATCAGCGCCGATCCGTACGCGCTGACCTTGCTCGGGCGCGGCCTGGCGCGCGCCCTCGGCAACCTCGCGGCGGCGGAGCGCGTCGCCGGCGATCGCGCCGCCGATCGCGCGGCCGCGGGCCGCGATCTGACGCGCGCGGTGTTCATCGATCCCACGCTGGGCGCGGGCCAGCGGTTGCTCGGCCTGCTGTGGGCGACCGATCCGGATCCGGCGATCGCCAAGAAGGCCGCCGGCAAGTTCGCGTACGCGGCCGATCTCGATCCCGGCTATCCGGCGGCGGTGCGCGCGGTCGCCGAGCGGGCCGCCGCCCGGGGCGAGTGGGCGGCGGCGGCGGCGGGCAACGCCGCGCTGGTGCGCGCGCGCCCGTGGGATCTCGACGCCCGCGTCGCCCTGGGCCGGGCGGCGTGGCGCAGCGGCGACGGCGCGCTGGCCCTGGCCGAGCTGGGGCGGGTGGTGGCGCGCCGGCCCGACGATCTCGCCGCGCACCGCGTCCTGGCCGAGATCGCGGGCGCCCGCGGCGAGCTGCCGACCCGGGTCAGCGAGCTCGAGATCGTCGCGCGCCTGGCGCCGACCGACGTCGGCGCGCAGATCGAGCTGGCCGCGGCCTACGCCGAGAGCGGTCGACTCGTGGACGCCACCGCGTGGGCCGAGCGGGTGGCCGGCGCCCGCCCCGACGACGCCAACGCCCACAAGCGCGTCGGCGACCTGTACCGCCGCCGCGGCGACGTCGATCAGGCGGTGCGCTGGTACGACGCGGCGGCGCGCCTGGCGCCCAACGATCCGCGGCCGCTCTTGCTCGCGGGCGTGACCTTGCTCGACGCCGGGCGCTACCGCCCGGCCCGCGAGGTGCTGGCGCGGGCCCAGCGCTTCGCCGAGTACCAGGCCGGCACGTGGACCGCGCTGGGCGCGGCCGCGTACCTCGAGAGCAAGTTCGCCGAGGCGCTGATCTACTGGCGTCGGGCGGCGCTGGTGCGGCCGCGCAGCGCGGCGATCCGCTACGATCTGGCGCTGGCCGCGTCGGCGACGGGCGATCTGGCCCGGCCCGGGTCCAGCTCGGCGTGGTCGAGCAGCTCCTGCCCGAGGACGCCGACGTCGCGTACCTGCGCGGCGTGA
- a CDS encoding PBP1A family penicillin-binding protein encodes MLLLILYGAAAGAGALYLAVATINRDLPTDLTAAFDYQPNRKSLVLAADGQEIGAFYVENRQVVRLDRIPSHVIAAFLAAEDSRFWDHPGFDAVGIVRAAWKNFTTGGVKQGASTITQQVTKMLLLDSERTYTRKAKELILAVRIERELSKQEILSIYLNHVFLGNNAYGVAAAAETYFGKQIENVTIAEAALLAGLVAAPSEYAPHRHFDRARTRQVYVLGRMREDGYVSDSEVAAALDEPIAILGEVAENDLAAPYFVEQIRQRLVTAIGERRVLNGGLRIYSTLDPRMQAAAELALRHGLETLDRRLGFRGPVARLAPEARARFADGPPQRVRAGALEPVLGELVPETRYGGLVVELPRKGDLTLDLGPRRLPLGGKDAADARAWRGDDGARLAVGDVVPVKLSADGAAAVIDQAPLIQGALVAIEPGTGRIRALVGGYDWRDNKFDRASQGHRQVGSSIKPFIYGSALAAGYTVVSRVLDGPVAVPTATGVWTPSNYDNRYNGVVTLRTALAKSLNTISVRLMLDVGVDRVIDVLRGFGITSDIPRHISIALGTPDLTLLELAGGYAGIASGGRRVTPRLWDVVMDGRGAPLLDHRADPPGPQVWPPEVDYALVDLMRGVVARGTAKRALELGRPAAGKTGTSANFKDVWFIGFTTDLLCGVWIGRDDSTPIGDKITGGGAAVPIWVEFMKAAHPPTPIRDFPVPAGVVFARAEPWGGSPVGPSASAVWVPFVRGTVPAAFGAGGAGKPFSALVPPLPPP; translated from the coding sequence GTGCTGCTGCTGATCCTGTACGGGGCCGCCGCCGGCGCCGGCGCGCTCTACCTGGCGGTGGCCACGATCAACCGCGATCTGCCGACCGACCTCACGGCCGCGTTCGACTACCAGCCCAACCGCAAGAGCCTGGTGCTGGCCGCCGACGGCCAGGAGATCGGCGCGTTCTACGTCGAGAACCGCCAGGTGGTCCGGCTCGATCGGATCCCGTCGCACGTGATCGCCGCGTTCCTGGCGGCCGAGGACAGCCGGTTCTGGGACCACCCCGGCTTCGACGCGGTCGGCATCGTCCGCGCGGCCTGGAAGAACTTCACGACCGGCGGCGTCAAGCAGGGCGCGTCGACGATCACCCAGCAGGTGACCAAGATGCTCCTGCTCGACAGCGAGCGCACCTACACCCGCAAGGCCAAGGAGCTGATCCTGGCGGTCCGCATCGAGCGCGAGCTGTCCAAGCAGGAGATCCTGTCGATCTACTTGAACCACGTCTTCCTCGGCAACAACGCCTACGGCGTGGCCGCCGCCGCCGAGACCTACTTCGGCAAGCAGATCGAGAACGTCACGATCGCCGAGGCCGCGCTGCTGGCCGGGCTGGTGGCGGCGCCGTCGGAGTACGCCCCGCACCGGCACTTCGATCGCGCGCGCACCCGGCAGGTCTACGTGCTCGGGCGCATGCGCGAGGACGGCTACGTCAGCGACAGCGAGGTCGCGGCCGCGCTCGACGAGCCGATCGCGATCCTGGGCGAGGTCGCCGAGAACGATCTCGCGGCGCCGTACTTCGTCGAGCAGATCCGCCAGCGCCTGGTGACCGCGATCGGCGAGCGCCGCGTCCTCAACGGCGGCCTGCGGATCTACAGCACGCTCGATCCGCGCATGCAGGCCGCGGCCGAGCTGGCCCTGCGCCACGGCCTCGAGACCCTCGACCGCCGCCTGGGCTTCCGCGGTCCGGTCGCGCGGCTCGCGCCCGAGGCCCGGGCGAGGTTCGCCGACGGGCCGCCCCAGCGGGTCCGCGCCGGCGCCCTCGAGCCGGTGCTGGGCGAGCTGGTGCCCGAGACCCGGTACGGCGGCCTCGTGGTCGAGCTGCCCAGGAAGGGGGACCTCACCCTCGACCTGGGCCCGCGGCGGCTGCCGCTGGGCGGCAAGGACGCCGCCGACGCCCGGGCCTGGCGCGGCGACGACGGCGCGCGCCTCGCGGTCGGCGACGTGGTCCCGGTCAAGCTGTCCGCCGACGGCGCCGCCGCGGTGATCGATCAGGCGCCGCTGATCCAGGGCGCGCTGGTGGCGATCGAGCCCGGCACCGGCCGGATCCGGGCGCTGGTCGGCGGCTACGACTGGCGCGACAACAAGTTCGATCGCGCCAGCCAGGGCCACCGCCAGGTCGGCTCGTCGATCAAGCCGTTCATCTACGGCTCGGCGCTCGCGGCCGGCTACACCGTCGTGTCGCGCGTGCTCGACGGGCCGGTCGCGGTGCCGACCGCCACCGGCGTGTGGACGCCGTCCAACTACGACAACCGCTACAACGGCGTCGTCACGCTCCGCACCGCGCTGGCCAAGAGCCTCAACACCATCTCGGTCCGGCTCATGCTCGACGTCGGCGTCGATCGCGTCATCGACGTGCTGCGCGGGTTCGGCATCACCAGCGACATCCCGCGCCACATCTCGATCGCCCTGGGCACGCCCGATCTGACCTTGCTCGAGCTGGCCGGCGGCTACGCCGGGATCGCGTCGGGCGGCCGCCGGGTCACGCCGCGGCTGTGGGACGTGGTCATGGACGGCCGCGGCGCGCCGCTGCTCGATCACCGCGCCGATCCGCCCGGGCCCCAGGTCTGGCCGCCCGAGGTCGACTACGCGCTGGTCGATCTCATGCGCGGCGTGGTCGCGCGCGGCACCGCCAAGCGGGCGCTCGAGCTGGGCCGGCCCGCCGCGGGCAAGACCGGCACCAGCGCCAACTTCAAGGACGTGTGGTTCATCGGCTTCACGACCGACCTCCTGTGCGGCGTGTGGATCGGCCGCGACGACTCGACGCCGATCGGCGACAAGATCACCGGCGGCGGCGCCGCCGTGCCGATCTGGGTCGAGTTCATGAAGGCCGCGCACCCGCCGACGCCGATCCGCGACTTCCCGGTGCCGGCCGGGGTCGTGTTCGCGCGGGCCGAGCCCTGGGGCGGCTCGCCGGTGGGCCCATCGGCCAGCGCGGTCTGGGTCCCGTTTGTGCGCGGCACCGTGCCGGCGGCGTTCGGGGCCGGCGGCGCCGGCAAGCCGTTCTCGGCGCTGGTGCCGCCGCTGCCGCCGCCGTGA
- a CDS encoding MotA/TolQ/ExbB proton channel family protein, with the protein MDWLSDVFQKGGPFFIVNTFFLAIVIALIVERSMYFLGKGHLNAKAFLEQIKRLLAANNVDRAKKLCEATTAPVARVAKAGLNRLHRGEAAVAQAMEETMTDALPEVKTRIGALWSMANIVTLTGLLGTITGLINTFSALKNSNPSEKDEKLSAGIAEAMYNTAFGLSIALVCMIAHLLLSAAMKRVVSDLEAFSLRFENLLAEGGAAAARTAGAAPALDGDAVTTDLGERA; encoded by the coding sequence ATGGATTGGCTAAGCGATGTTTTTCAGAAGGGCGGGCCGTTCTTCATCGTCAACACGTTCTTCCTGGCGATCGTCATCGCGCTGATCGTCGAGCGATCGATGTACTTCCTCGGGAAGGGGCACCTCAATGCCAAGGCGTTCCTCGAGCAGATCAAGCGCCTGCTGGCGGCGAACAACGTGGATCGCGCCAAGAAGCTGTGCGAGGCCACGACCGCGCCGGTGGCGCGCGTCGCCAAGGCCGGCCTCAACCGGCTCCACCGCGGCGAGGCGGCGGTCGCGCAGGCCATGGAAGAGACCATGACCGACGCGCTGCCCGAGGTGAAGACCCGCATCGGCGCGCTGTGGTCGATGGCGAACATCGTGACCCTGACCGGTCTGCTCGGGACCATCACGGGCCTCATCAACACCTTCTCGGCCCTCAAGAACTCCAACCCGTCGGAGAAGGACGAGAAGCTGTCGGCCGGTATCGCCGAGGCCATGTACAACACCGCGTTCGGCCTGTCGATCGCGCTCGTCTGCATGATCGCCCACCTGCTGCTCTCGGCGGCGATGAAGCGCGTCGTGTCCGACCTCGAGGCGTTCTCGCTCCGGTTCGAGAACCTGCTCGCCGAGGGCGGCGCCGCCGCGGCTCGCACCGCAGGCGCCGCGCCCGCGCTCGACGGCGACGCCGTCACCACCGATCTGGGCGAGCGCGCGTAG
- a CDS encoding biopolymer transporter ExbD, which translates to MLSAQRVRLKQRSAVARREGQIEDDELESGEINLIPYLDIVTNLMLFILASVAANVIFGQINTTLPDQGAPPTAQQNDPNKPPDEQPLGLAVAVTRDEILVFSFSGLEGTLAAPKARIPRTGKPDDQCDAAYQCETNKCGANQRCVLDTTADVTPVFNYRQLNDALAEIATRRWTGPNKPPRRKLETYQAVLMADPSIPYGTLVSVISSMRCRMGPFGKTTEPCLMPTGDETLKTAKDPVDQVARLFDPERVDYDPTQHALFSDVVFSTGFR; encoded by the coding sequence GTGCTCTCCGCGCAGCGGGTCCGACTGAAGCAGCGCAGCGCCGTCGCGCGGCGCGAGGGGCAGATCGAGGACGACGAGCTCGAGTCGGGGGAGATCAACCTCATCCCGTACCTCGACATCGTCACCAACCTGATGCTGTTCATCCTGGCGTCGGTGGCGGCCAACGTCATCTTCGGCCAGATCAACACCACCCTGCCCGACCAGGGCGCGCCGCCCACGGCGCAGCAGAACGACCCCAACAAGCCACCCGACGAGCAGCCGCTCGGCCTCGCGGTGGCCGTGACCCGCGACGAGATCCTGGTGTTCTCGTTCTCGGGCCTCGAGGGCACGCTGGCGGCCCCCAAGGCGCGGATCCCCCGCACCGGCAAGCCCGACGACCAGTGCGACGCCGCGTACCAGTGCGAGACCAACAAGTGCGGCGCCAACCAGCGGTGCGTGCTCGACACCACCGCGGACGTCACGCCGGTGTTCAACTACCGCCAGCTCAACGACGCGCTGGCCGAGATCGCCACCCGGCGCTGGACCGGGCCGAACAAGCCGCCGCGGCGCAAGCTCGAGACCTACCAGGCGGTGCTCATGGCCGACCCGTCGATCCCGTACGGGACGCTGGTGTCGGTGATCAGCTCGATGCGCTGCCGGATGGGCCCGTTCGGCAAGACCACCGAGCCGTGCCTGATGCCGACCGGTGACGAGACGCTCAAGACCGCCAAGGATCCGGTCGACCAGGTCGCCCGGCTGTTCGATCCCGAGCGCGTCGACTACGATCCCACCCAGCACGCCCTGTTCTCGGACGTGGTGTTCTCGACGGGGTTCCGCTGA